A part of Gallus gallus isolate bGalGal1 chromosome 26, bGalGal1.mat.broiler.GRCg7b, whole genome shotgun sequence genomic DNA contains:
- the IL10 gene encoding interleukin-10 precursor, whose product MQTCCQALLLLLAACTLPAHCLEPTCLHFSELLPARLRELRVKFEEIKDYFQSRDDELNIQLLSSELLDEFKGTFGCQSVSEMLRFYTDEVLPRAMQTSTSHQQSMGDLGNMLLGLKATMRRCHRFFTCEKRSKAIKQIKETFEKMDENGIYKAMGEFDIFINYIEEYLLMRRRK is encoded by the exons ATGCAGACCTGCTGCCAAGccctgttgctgctgctggctgcatgcACCCTGCCTGCCCACTGCTTGGAGCCCACCTGCCTGCActtctctgagctgctgcccGCCCGGCTGCGGGAGCTGAGGGTGAAGTTTGAGGAAATTAAGGACTATTTT CAATCCAGAGACGATGAACTTAACATTCAACTGCTCAGCTCTGAACTGCTGGATGAGTTTAAG GGGACCTTTGGCTGCCAGTCTGTGTCAGAGATGCTGCGCTTCTACACAGATGAGGTCCTGCCCCGTGCCATGCAGACCAGCACCAGCCATCAGCAGAGCATGGGCGACCTGGGCAACATGCTGCTGGGCCTGAAGGCGACGATGCGGCGCTGT CACCGCTTCTTCACCTGCGAGAAGAGGAGCAAAGCCATCAAGCAGATCAAGGAGACGTTCGAGAAG ATGGATGAGAACGGGATCTACAAAGCCATGGGGGAGTTCGACATCTTCATCAACTACATCGAGGAGTACCTgctgatgaggaggaggaagtga